From Manduca sexta isolate Smith_Timp_Sample1 chromosome 21, JHU_Msex_v1.0, whole genome shotgun sequence, the proteins below share one genomic window:
- the LOC119190059 gene encoding uncharacterized protein LOC119190059, giving the protein MASYIEDKLAKEVKQVETHIVKYLIDYRCDETTRNVLQTFKQLVSTNRLMFTAGNVFRLDYGMILGTIINIITYSIILIQLFLSEPPKAT; this is encoded by the exons ATGGCAAGTTATATCGAAGACAAGCTGGCTAAAGAAGTAAAGCAGGTGGAAAcgcatattgtaaaatatcttATTGACTATCGTTGTG ATGAAACAACCAGGAACGTTCTGCAGACATTCAAGCAGTTAGTGAGTACAAATCGCCTCATGTTCACTGCAGGCAACGTATTCCGTTTGGACTACGGAATGATTCTTGGCACCATTATAAACATAATCACTTACAGCATTATATTGATTCAGTTGTTTTTGTCTGAGCCGCCGAAAGCCACGTGA